A region from the Dendropsophus ebraccatus isolate aDenEbr1 chromosome 1, aDenEbr1.pat, whole genome shotgun sequence genome encodes:
- the THG1L gene encoding probable tRNA(His) guanylyltransferase isoform X2: MLKRALAVLTDSWSPVRFQQRREMAKSKFEYVRDFEAQDTCLPNCWVVVRVDGRNFHRFSERHNFTKPNDPRALRLMNHCAKSVMEEIKDICLAYGQSDEYSFIFHRKSNWYKRRASKFMTHVVSQFASSYVFYWKEFFPEQLILYPPGFDGRVVLYPSVQNLKDYLSWRQADCHINNLYNTVFWALVQKGGLTPAQAQDRLKGTLAGDKNEILFSEFNINYNSEPEIYRKGSVIIWNKVNEISKKTIKLPHETEEKEVEVCRVRNQPTILHCDVIGDAFWQDHPDILSSES; this comes from the exons ATGCTGAAACGTGCTTTGGCAGTATTGACAGATTCGTGGTCACCGGTCCGTTTCCAGCAGAGGAGGGAGATGGCGAAGAGCAAGTTTGAGTATGTGAGAGATTTCGAGGCGCAGGACACGTGTCTGCCGaactgctgggtggtggtgaGGGTGGACGGCAGGAACTTCCACAG ATTCTCGGAGCGTCACAATTTCACCAAACCCAATGACCCCCGGGCTCTCCGGCTCATGAACCACTGTGCCAAGAGTGTGATGGAGGAAATAAAAGACATCTGTCTGGCATATGGGCAAAGTGACGAGTATAGTTTTATCTTTCACAGGAAATCTAACTGGTACAAGAGGCGGGCGAG CAAGTTTATGACGCACGTGGTTTCACAGTTTGCCTCCAGTTACGTCTTCTACTGGAAGGAATTCTTTCCAGAGCAGCTGATTCTATATCCTCCAGGATTCGAtggaagagtggtgctgtatccCAGCGTGCAAAACCTGAAGGATTACCTGAGCTGGCGACAGGCTGACT GTCACATCAACAACCTGTACAATACAGTGTTCTGGGCTCTGGTACAGAAGGGAGGGTTGACCCCCGCACAGGCTCAGGACCGGCTAAAG GGCACGCTTGCTGGAGATAAGAATGAAATCTTGTTTTCAGAGTTCAACATCAACTACAACAGTGAGCCCGAAATATACAGGAAAGGTTCCGTCATTATATGGAATAAG GTCAATGAAATCAGCAAAAAGACAATAAAGTTACCACACGAGACTGAGGAGAAGGAAGTGGAGGTGTGTCGGGTCCGGAACCAGCCCACCATCCTGcactgtgatgtcatcggtgacgcATTTTGGCAGGATCACCCTGATATTCTTTCCAGTGAAAGTTGA
- the THG1L gene encoding probable tRNA(His) guanylyltransferase isoform X1, protein MTHVVSQFASSYVFYWKEFFPEQLILYPPGFDGRVVLYPSVQNLKDYLSWRQADCHINNLYNTVFWALVQKGGLTPAQAQDRLKGTLAGDKNEILFSEFNINYNSEPEIYRKGSVIIWNKVNEISKKTIKLPHETEEKEVEVCRVRNQPTILHCDVIGDAFWQDHPDILSSES, encoded by the exons ATGACGCACGTGGTTTCACAGTTTGCCTCCAGTTACGTCTTCTACTGGAAGGAATTCTTTCCAGAGCAGCTGATTCTATATCCTCCAGGATTCGAtggaagagtggtgctgtatccCAGCGTGCAAAACCTGAAGGATTACCTGAGCTGGCGACAGGCTGACT GTCACATCAACAACCTGTACAATACAGTGTTCTGGGCTCTGGTACAGAAGGGAGGGTTGACCCCCGCACAGGCTCAGGACCGGCTAAAG GGCACGCTTGCTGGAGATAAGAATGAAATCTTGTTTTCAGAGTTCAACATCAACTACAACAGTGAGCCCGAAATATACAGGAAAGGTTCCGTCATTATATGGAATAAG GTCAATGAAATCAGCAAAAAGACAATAAAGTTACCACACGAGACTGAGGAGAAGGAAGTGGAGGTGTGTCGGGTCCGGAACCAGCCCACCATCCTGcactgtgatgtcatcggtgacgcATTTTGGCAGGATCACCCTGATATTCTTTCCAGTGAAAGTTGA